From the genome of Maribacter algicola, one region includes:
- a CDS encoding DUF2975 domain-containing protein yields the protein MKTRVKANNLIFKGLKIISWVIFVGLSVEAGGLLVNFIFSLVRPEFIQNLYQKLDLSQLYQNSKWAFFGMYGFVLTISILKAVLFYQVVLLVTKIDLSKPFNSWVSKQILKISYYTLSIGLLSFIARQLAKDLGHNGFVLNQLEAFWADSQAFILMAAVIYVIGTIFSKGVEYQEELEETV from the coding sequence ATGAAAACACGGGTTAAAGCAAATAATCTCATATTTAAAGGTTTGAAAATCATTTCTTGGGTAATCTTTGTGGGGCTATCGGTGGAAGCAGGAGGCCTGCTCGTCAATTTTATTTTTAGTCTTGTCCGGCCAGAATTTATCCAGAACCTTTATCAGAAACTGGATCTGAGTCAGTTATATCAAAATAGTAAGTGGGCTTTTTTTGGAATGTATGGATTTGTACTGACCATATCCATTTTAAAGGCGGTCCTATTCTACCAGGTTGTTTTATTGGTAACTAAAATTGACCTGTCCAAACCGTTCAATAGTTGGGTTTCCAAACAAATTCTTAAAATTAGCTATTATACCCTCTCCATTGGATTATTAAGTTTTATTGCGAGGCAGTTGGCAAAGGACTTGGGACACAATGGTTTTGTTTTGAATCAGTTGGAGGCGTTCTGGGCAGATAGTCAGGCATTCATTTTAATGGCGGCTGTTATTTATGTTATTGGAACAATATTTTCCAAAGGAGTGGAGTATCAAGAAGAACTGGAAGAAACGGTATAG
- a CDS encoding DinB family protein, with translation MTEVEILKKQTMSAYEWTNKLIASVPSDKWEIIPEALGSNLSWQIGHHIISIYFHSIMTTVGHLPELLEKLDLRLYTKLCGYGTFAQEMKGAWTPDALTSDLQRMQDTSLEVINSLSESDLWQPVEPTKVPHPVAKTKFEAIDWNIKHTMWHCGQMATIKRLVDKPYDYGLQKRV, from the coding sequence ATGACCGAAGTAGAAATCCTCAAAAAGCAGACGATGTCGGCCTATGAATGGACAAACAAACTCATAGCCTCCGTTCCTTCCGATAAGTGGGAAATCATCCCGGAAGCTTTAGGTTCAAATCTTAGTTGGCAAATAGGGCATCACATTATAAGCATATATTTCCATTCCATCATGACCACGGTAGGGCACCTTCCGGAACTTCTTGAAAAGCTGGATTTAAGGTTGTATACCAAACTTTGTGGTTATGGCACCTTTGCCCAAGAAATGAAGGGAGCTTGGACCCCAGATGCCCTTACGTCCGATTTACAACGCATGCAAGATACATCCTTGGAGGTCATCAACTCGTTGTCGGAATCCGACCTGTGGCAACCCGTAGAACCGACCAAAGTGCCGCACCCCGTGGCCAAGACCAAGTTTGAAGCCATCGATTGGAACATAAAACACACCATGTGGCATTGTGGACAAATGGCGACCATCAAGAGATTGGTGGATAAACCGTACGACTACGGACTTCAAAAGCGGGTTTGA
- a CDS encoding amidohydrolase family protein: MRHLSFLVLVFCLAACNSSKLDQLSLVISNVNLIDGTGMPMKANVSIGIRDGKIVVIDSVLNHNAEREIDASGKYLIPGLFDCHVHTTDFKSDFSKYVHYGITSVFITGGSLCTNQYYASMRSFGNQDTLPAPIVFHTSQHFTLEGRHPLKTYKGNWEDGKSVFLLKDTLQIENLIKEVTRYPIVGIKLTIEDGPHPPWVERMPQAFINKVQKEAMNNDTEVFAHVSDNMELEMAMDAGIQNIVHWTGIDIDFQRDTVLLEKLYQVRPSFITTLMIDKGFLYPLYPEWVADLRHENVFDEAYFENVNKPEFLARANENMGFWRDYFQKDDVQLEDIARFQVDDIKVLYKSGIQFALGTDTGFFVMPGYSLHEEMQLFELGGMDQLDIIKMATSNAAEMMHAQDSLGTIEIGKIANMVLLDRNPLKEIRNTLAINTVIKRGKVQKRIEK, from the coding sequence ATGAGACACCTATCATTTCTAGTATTGGTCTTTTGTCTGGCTGCATGCAATTCCAGCAAGTTGGATCAATTGTCTTTGGTTATTTCAAATGTGAATCTGATTGATGGAACGGGCATGCCCATGAAAGCAAATGTTTCCATTGGTATTCGAGATGGTAAAATAGTTGTCATTGATTCCGTACTTAATCATAACGCAGAGAGAGAAATAGATGCCTCTGGAAAATATCTCATTCCTGGATTATTTGATTGTCACGTCCACACCACGGATTTTAAAAGTGATTTTTCCAAATATGTGCACTATGGTATAACATCCGTATTCATCACCGGTGGAAGTTTATGCACTAATCAATATTATGCCAGTATGCGTTCTTTTGGCAATCAGGACACGTTACCAGCGCCCATAGTATTTCATACAAGTCAACATTTTACCTTGGAGGGTAGGCACCCGTTGAAAACATATAAAGGAAACTGGGAAGATGGTAAATCAGTTTTCCTACTTAAAGACACGCTTCAAATAGAAAATTTGATAAAAGAGGTAACCCGGTACCCCATTGTTGGAATTAAGCTTACAATTGAAGATGGACCCCATCCTCCTTGGGTGGAGCGAATGCCGCAAGCTTTCATCAACAAGGTTCAGAAAGAGGCAATGAATAACGATACAGAGGTTTTTGCCCATGTTAGTGACAATATGGAACTTGAAATGGCCATGGATGCGGGTATTCAAAACATTGTTCATTGGACAGGCATAGATATTGATTTTCAAAGAGATACGGTTCTTTTGGAAAAATTGTACCAGGTGAGGCCGTCCTTTATTACCACATTGATGATAGATAAGGGTTTCTTATATCCTTTGTATCCAGAATGGGTAGCCGACCTTCGGCATGAAAATGTATTTGATGAAGCATATTTTGAAAATGTGAACAAACCAGAGTTTTTGGCACGTGCCAATGAAAATATGGGATTTTGGAGAGACTATTTTCAGAAGGATGATGTACAGTTGGAGGATATTGCCCGCTTTCAGGTCGATGATATAAAAGTCTTGTATAAAAGCGGTATACAGTTCGCTTTGGGTACCGATACCGGCTTTTTTGTAATGCCAGGATATAGCTTGCACGAAGAAATGCAACTCTTTGAATTGGGAGGGATGGATCAATTGGATATTATCAAAATGGCTACCTCCAACGCCGCTGAAATGATGCATGCCCAGGATAGTTTAGGAACGATCGAAATTGGAAAAATAGCCAATATGGTGTTGTTGGACAGAAATCCATTGAAAGAGATTCGCAATACATTGGCCATTAATACCGTCATCAAAAGAGGAAAGGTGCAAAAACGAATTGAAAAATAA
- a CDS encoding helix-turn-helix domain-containing protein encodes MAIIVNLDVMMAKRKMSLNDLSERVNITLANLSKLKTGKVRAIRFSTLEAVCEALDCQPGDLLEYSKE; translated from the coding sequence ATGGCAATTATTGTAAACTTGGATGTAATGATGGCAAAGCGAAAAATGTCGCTCAATGATTTGTCCGAAAGGGTCAATATTACCTTGGCAAATCTTTCAAAACTTAAAACGGGAAAGGTAAGGGCCATTCGATTTAGTACCTTGGAAGCTGTGTGCGAGGCCTTGGATTGCCAACCCGGTGATTTATTGGAATACTCCAAGGAATAA
- a CDS encoding alpha/beta fold hydrolase, whose amino-acid sequence MPFITNKKGKEAVDIFYEDYGEGQPVILIHGWPLSRKSWEQQVWKIVQEGYRCISYDRRGFGISSAPWGDYDYSALASDLDTLIEGLELDNVVIVGFSMGGGEVVRYLTDYGSGKIAKAALISSIIPLVKKKEDNPHGVPENVLDNIKDALQKDRVGFLKTFHTGFYNYDDNKNKVSEGQLEYDFIIASHASPRATIQTALAWMHTDFRPELKNVDVPTLIVHGDADETVPIETSAEQAAKGIKDNTYEVIKGAPHGLNITHSKELNDILISFLKN is encoded by the coding sequence ATGCCATTTATAACAAATAAGAAAGGAAAGGAAGCCGTTGATATCTTCTATGAGGACTACGGAGAAGGACAACCGGTTATTTTAATTCACGGATGGCCCCTGAGCAGAAAATCCTGGGAACAGCAAGTATGGAAAATTGTACAAGAAGGATATCGATGTATATCCTATGATCGTAGGGGATTTGGAATATCCTCGGCACCATGGGGCGACTACGATTATTCCGCACTGGCGAGCGATCTAGATACTCTTATTGAAGGCCTGGAATTGGATAATGTTGTTATTGTTGGATTCTCCATGGGAGGTGGCGAAGTAGTCCGATATTTAACGGATTATGGAAGCGGTAAAATCGCCAAAGCGGCCCTAATCAGCTCCATCATTCCATTGGTAAAGAAAAAGGAGGACAATCCTCACGGTGTACCGGAAAATGTATTGGATAACATTAAGGATGCCCTGCAAAAGGATCGGGTAGGGTTTTTAAAAACCTTCCATACCGGTTTCTACAACTACGATGATAATAAAAACAAGGTGAGCGAGGGCCAATTGGAGTATGATTTTATCATTGCCTCCCACGCCTCCCCAAGAGCTACGATTCAAACGGCATTGGCCTGGATGCATACCGATTTTAGACCAGAGCTGAAGAACGTGGATGTACCTACCTTAATCGTCCACGGAGATGCAGATGAAACTGTACCTATCGAAACCTCTGCAGAACAGGCGGCCAAGGGAATAAAGGACAATACCTATGAAGTGATTAAAGGAGCTCCCCATGGTTTGAATATTACGCATTCTAAGGAGTTGAACGATATATTGATTTCTTTTTTGAAGAACTAA
- a CDS encoding glycoside hydrolase family 113, with amino-acid sequence MQKRGIHLVLLYLVLWAATFVYFLVRFTRRNESLSEYIIFFFELASRKFILIGFHVLFILFGLLYFVIVHFIKVGQKKGSATAWRQFSLRFILPIVLLIVGFKTVVFINANEGHDFQWDHGAMNTSGKANHYYESDQKHRGASVFGWSDDNTEAINNLIRANVEWVAVIPFLHQENEKTSQMDVPESMETYSRRDSSIVRAINDLHKNGLHVHLKPHLWMMEGWRANIQLKDDEAWDLWFESYRKNMLKYAKIAQETNTELFCVGTELKTSIKKQPEKWRLLISEIRSMYDGKLTYAANWHDEYEHIAFWDQLDYIGIQAYFPLTKEEHPTLESIEKGWDRHLTALEDIHEKYDKPILFTEVGYKSTPDATIKPWEWGSYFNKYTMKKSDRTQQLAYEAMFKKNWDKPWFAGIYIWEWQNRTTSESAKTDLDFSPRYKPAENVIAKWFGTSPNN; translated from the coding sequence ATGCAAAAGCGTGGTATACATTTGGTTTTGCTGTACCTAGTCCTATGGGCAGCAACTTTTGTGTATTTCCTAGTCCGGTTTACCAGGAGAAATGAAAGCCTTTCTGAATATATCATCTTTTTCTTTGAACTGGCTTCCCGCAAGTTCATCCTCATAGGTTTTCATGTTCTTTTTATACTTTTTGGCCTACTTTATTTTGTAATCGTACATTTTATAAAAGTGGGACAAAAAAAGGGAAGCGCTACGGCATGGCGACAGTTTTCACTACGTTTTATATTGCCCATAGTACTTTTGATCGTAGGATTTAAGACCGTGGTCTTCATCAATGCCAACGAGGGGCACGATTTTCAATGGGACCATGGCGCCATGAACACATCGGGAAAGGCAAATCACTATTATGAAAGTGACCAAAAGCACAGGGGAGCCAGCGTTTTTGGTTGGTCGGACGACAATACCGAAGCGATAAACAACTTGATCAGGGCCAATGTGGAATGGGTTGCGGTCATTCCGTTTTTACATCAGGAAAACGAAAAAACCTCCCAGATGGACGTTCCGGAATCCATGGAAACCTACAGCCGAAGGGATTCCAGCATCGTGAGGGCTATCAACGACCTACATAAAAACGGGCTGCACGTGCATTTAAAACCCCATTTGTGGATGATGGAAGGTTGGCGGGCAAACATCCAATTAAAGGATGACGAGGCTTGGGACCTATGGTTTGAAAGTTACCGCAAGAACATGCTCAAGTACGCCAAAATAGCCCAAGAAACGAACACGGAACTATTCTGTGTGGGAACGGAACTAAAGACCTCAATAAAAAAACAACCCGAAAAATGGCGATTACTCATTTCGGAAATTCGTTCCATGTATGATGGCAAACTCACCTACGCTGCCAACTGGCACGACGAATATGAACATATCGCTTTTTGGGACCAACTCGACTACATTGGCATACAAGCCTATTTTCCTCTTACGAAAGAGGAACACCCCACTTTGGAAAGCATTGAAAAAGGCTGGGACAGACATTTGACCGCTTTGGAGGATATACATGAAAAGTATGACAAGCCCATTCTTTTTACGGAAGTGGGCTATAAAAGCACCCCGGATGCTACCATAAAACCATGGGAATGGGGTTCTTATTTTAATAAGTATACCATGAAGAAATCGGACCGGACCCAGCAACTGGCCTATGAGGCCATGTTCAAAAAAAATTGGGACAAACCTTGGTTTGCGGGCATTTATATCTGGGAATGGCAAAATAGGACCACTTCAGAAAGTGCAAAAACCGATCTTGATTTCTCTCCCCGTTACAAACCTGCCGAAAATGTGATTGCCAAGTGGTTCGGCACCAGCCCCAATAACTGA
- a CDS encoding DoxX family protein encodes MASTKTNKIVFWTTTIIIFLMEGVMPALTFQTELAKEGIRHLGYPEYFGNALVVFKVLGALALIIPQVPKRIKEWAYAGFAFDFIFASISHFAVDGMDFQSFFPLIILGILIASYLSLHKLQKTD; translated from the coding sequence ATGGCATCTACAAAAACCAACAAAATTGTCTTTTGGACCACTACAATTATTATTTTTTTAATGGAAGGGGTCATGCCCGCATTGACCTTCCAGACAGAACTCGCCAAAGAGGGCATACGACATTTGGGCTACCCGGAGTATTTTGGTAATGCCTTGGTCGTTTTTAAGGTATTGGGTGCCTTGGCATTGATCATTCCACAAGTACCAAAGCGCATCAAGGAATGGGCCTATGCCGGTTTTGCGTTCGACTTTATATTTGCCAGTATCAGCCATTTTGCGGTAGATGGGATGGATTTCCAGTCCTTTTTCCCTTTAATAATTTTGGGAATACTCATCGCCTCTTACCTGTCCCTTCATAAACTACAAAAAACCGACTAA
- a CDS encoding FMN-binding negative transcriptional regulator — protein sequence MYTPNHYKNEDISQVKDFIKNNGFGILVNQVDGKPWATHIPLELVTDTHGTDFLFSHISKANPQWKSFNGSDEVLCIFNGPHSYVSSSWYTDEEVPTWNYIAVHVYGNIRILSEDEVLASMHKLVDKYEKDSKHPISLHDMSDKTMSQIRGVVGFKIRITDIQATYKLSQGRVKDHAKIITELKERDAGARAIAVEMEKKK from the coding sequence ATGTATACGCCCAACCACTATAAAAACGAGGACATTTCCCAAGTGAAGGATTTTATCAAAAACAACGGTTTTGGTATTTTGGTGAATCAGGTCGATGGAAAACCTTGGGCCACCCATATTCCTTTGGAATTGGTCACTGATACGCATGGAACCGATTTTTTGTTCAGCCATATCTCCAAAGCCAATCCGCAATGGAAAAGTTTTAACGGCAGTGATGAAGTACTTTGCATTTTTAACGGGCCGCACAGTTATGTTTCCTCCTCTTGGTATACCGATGAGGAAGTACCCACTTGGAACTATATCGCAGTGCATGTATACGGAAATATTCGAATTTTGTCGGAAGATGAAGTGTTGGCTTCCATGCACAAGCTGGTGGACAAATATGAAAAGGATTCCAAACATCCCATTTCATTGCACGACATGTCCGATAAAACCATGTCTCAGATCAGGGGCGTTGTGGGATTTAAGATAAGGATAACGGATATCCAGGCTACCTACAAACTATCACAGGGAAGGGTAAAGGACCATGCCAAGATTATAACTGAGCTTAAGGAACGTGATGCGGGTGCCAGGGCAATTGCGGTTGAAATGGAAAAAAAGAAGTAA
- a CDS encoding glyoxalase superfamily protein produces MKEKIHLHQIHPVLPVWDVLDALDFYVNRLGFRIAFADDSKNPKYAGIIRDDVEIHLQWHDKKDWDFDIDRPMLRIVTQNIEGLYDEYAEKDVFHSHTLLRETAWGTKEFAFYDPFKNGLTFYRDTPSM; encoded by the coding sequence ATGAAAGAGAAAATACATTTACATCAAATACATCCGGTGCTTCCCGTATGGGACGTTTTGGATGCGTTGGACTTTTATGTAAACCGATTGGGATTCCGGATCGCCTTTGCGGACGATTCCAAAAATCCCAAGTATGCAGGCATCATTCGGGACGATGTGGAGATACACTTGCAGTGGCACGATAAAAAAGATTGGGATTTTGATATCGACCGGCCCATGTTGCGGATTGTCACCCAAAATATTGAAGGACTGTACGATGAATATGCCGAAAAGGATGTGTTCCACTCCCATACTTTGTTACGGGAAACGGCTTGGGGAACGAAGGAATTCGCATTCTACGATCCATTTAAAAATGGCCTGACTTTTTATCGGGATACGCCGAGTATGTAG
- a CDS encoding endonuclease/exonuclease/phosphatase family protein codes for MVILNKLYCTILLAVLVNGLSAQEFKVMSYNIKYDNVNDTVNNWNFRKEAMVRLVQHYGPQFVGMQEVLHHQLAYLDQQLPNYAYIGVGRDDGKQKGEYSPILYNSQYFELLRTNTFWLSPTPEKVSKGWDAALERICTYGLFKEKSTGKELYVFNTHFDHIGTEARKQSVNLILQQIKAVNTQNLPVVVTGDFNLEPDSEPIQLMQAGMTDAQHATQQPFYGPTGTFNGFDPNMVLDRRIDYIFVENLEVESYLHIDDRMKNNMHISDHLPVLAELGME; via the coding sequence ATGGTAATATTGAATAAATTATACTGCACGATTTTACTGGCAGTATTGGTCAACGGCCTTTCCGCACAAGAGTTTAAGGTGATGTCCTACAACATCAAGTATGACAACGTCAACGATACCGTAAACAACTGGAATTTTAGAAAGGAGGCCATGGTGCGGCTCGTGCAGCACTATGGCCCCCAATTTGTGGGCATGCAGGAGGTCTTGCACCACCAATTGGCATATCTGGACCAACAGCTCCCAAACTACGCTTATATAGGTGTGGGCCGGGACGATGGCAAACAAAAGGGCGAGTACTCCCCTATTTTATACAATAGTCAATATTTTGAACTATTACGTACCAACACTTTTTGGTTGTCCCCCACCCCGGAAAAGGTTTCCAAGGGTTGGGATGCTGCCTTGGAAAGGATTTGTACCTACGGACTCTTTAAAGAAAAAAGTACGGGCAAGGAACTCTATGTATTCAATACCCATTTTGACCATATAGGCACCGAAGCCCGAAAACAGAGCGTAAACCTCATCTTACAACAGATCAAGGCGGTAAATACCCAAAACCTGCCCGTGGTGGTGACGGGGGATTTTAACCTGGAGCCAGACTCCGAACCCATACAGTTGATGCAAGCAGGGATGACAGACGCCCAGCACGCGACACAACAACCATTTTACGGCCCTACGGGCACCTTTAATGGGTTTGACCCAAATATGGTGTTGGACCGGCGTATCGACTATATTTTTGTGGAGAATCTAGAGGTGGAAAGCTATCTCCATATTGATGACCGTATGAAAAATAACATGCATATCTCGGATCATTTGCCTGTGTTGGCGGAGTTGGGGATGGAATGA
- a CDS encoding SDR family oxidoreductase — translation MKVLFIGGTGNISTPSSRLAVSKGMELYLLNRGKSKVDIAGAHSIIGDINKPASLSELKKHEWDVVVNWIAFTPADIARDLDLFSGKTKQYIFISSASCYQTPLTYPVITESTPLSNNLWDYSNNKIRCEELLTKAYQEQGFPMTIVRPSHTYNTMTPLAIGGFDKYNTIDRILKGKEIIVHGDGTSLWTVTHADDFAKGFVGLLGLSTAVGHAFHITSDEVLSWNMIYKITAEALGKEANIVHIASDFICQIEPSFTGSLLADKSESVLFDNTKIKTFVPGFKATIPYSEGIKRTLKWLQEKPERQWIDPDTEAKIENVLRAYKSIGG, via the coding sequence ATGAAAGTATTATTTATTGGGGGAACGGGAAATATCAGTACCCCTTCCAGTCGTTTGGCCGTTTCAAAGGGAATGGAGTTGTACCTACTGAACAGAGGCAAGTCCAAAGTAGACATAGCAGGTGCCCATTCCATCATTGGCGACATCAACAAACCTGCATCGTTGTCTGAATTAAAAAAGCACGAATGGGACGTGGTAGTGAACTGGATCGCCTTTACCCCGGCGGATATTGCCCGTGATCTGGACCTGTTCTCAGGAAAAACGAAACAGTATATCTTTATCAGTTCGGCCTCATGCTATCAGACCCCATTGACCTATCCGGTCATTACGGAATCCACTCCGCTAAGTAATAACCTGTGGGACTATTCCAATAATAAAATAAGATGTGAGGAACTGTTGACCAAGGCCTACCAAGAGCAGGGCTTTCCCATGACCATCGTAAGGCCCTCGCATACCTACAACACCATGACGCCCTTGGCCATAGGTGGGTTCGACAAGTACAATACGATAGACCGTATTCTTAAGGGAAAGGAAATCATTGTACACGGCGATGGAACTTCCTTATGGACAGTTACCCATGCGGACGATTTTGCCAAGGGATTTGTTGGGCTTTTGGGACTCAGCACGGCCGTTGGTCACGCCTTTCATATTACTTCGGATGAGGTCCTCAGTTGGAACATGATCTATAAAATAACCGCAGAGGCACTGGGCAAAGAGGCGAATATCGTTCATATTGCTTCCGATTTTATTTGCCAGATAGAACCTTCCTTTACCGGGAGTTTATTAGCAGACAAGAGTGAAAGTGTACTTTTCGACAATACCAAGATTAAGACTTTTGTGCCAGGCTTCAAGGCGACTATTCCCTATTCCGAAGGAATCAAGCGTACCTTAAAATGGCTACAGGAAAAGCCGGAACGGCAATGGATAGACCCGGACACTGAGGCGAAAATCGAAAATGTACTAAGGGCCTATAAATCCATTGGAGGCTAA
- a CDS encoding S9 family peptidase, translating into MKNCIGIIAFLLCVTTVSAQTKTNLELTDIFNYEFVSDPQISPDGSKIIYVRNFKDIMTDKNLSNLWIVNFDGSQNRPLTTGNQNDYYPRWSHDGKKIIFKSNMADDKMKLYLMWLDTKETAPLTNTPMAPGAVSWSQDDRYVAFNMFVPATDESLVKMPAKPEGAKWNTPPTYIDKLNYRGDGQGYIKSGNDQLFILSVNGGTPKQLTTAEFDHGAPVWSNDGKSLYFSANFHPESDFEPANSEVYKLDLNDNSVTALTDRFGPDGSPTLSPDGRKIAYTGNDDTFQGYELTQLYVMNADGSNSQLLSADFDRDIGNVQWASDGKGLYFQYDSEGDSKIGHITLYGKVTTIAEGLGGLSLGRPYNQADFTVSNNGKFAYTLGGTQHPSDLAVADKKGSQRLTFLNDDLFSFRNVGEVEEIWWNSSFDDRKIQGWIVTPPNFDPNKKYPFILEIHGGPFQSYGSVYSAEIQAYAAAGYVVLYSNPRGSTSYGAEFGNLIHHDYPNHDYEDLMSGVDAVIGKGYVDTNNLFVTGGSGGGVLTAWIVGKTDRFKAAVVAKPVINWTSFVLYADGAAFFSKYWFGKKPWEDPENYFRRSPLNYVANVTTPTMLLTGEEDYRTPIAESEQFYTALKLEGVETAMVRIPGAGHGIANRPSNLVAKIASVLAWFNKYKTE; encoded by the coding sequence ATGAAGAATTGTATCGGCATCATCGCCTTTCTCCTCTGTGTAACGACCGTATCGGCACAGACCAAAACCAACCTCGAACTTACGGATATCTTTAATTACGAGTTTGTATCAGATCCCCAGATATCGCCGGATGGCTCCAAAATCATCTATGTGCGGAACTTTAAGGACATTATGACGGACAAAAACCTATCCAATCTCTGGATCGTAAATTTTGACGGCAGCCAAAACCGACCGTTAACAACCGGGAACCAGAACGATTACTATCCTAGATGGTCGCACGACGGTAAAAAAATCATCTTTAAATCCAATATGGCGGACGACAAGATGAAACTCTACCTCATGTGGTTGGACACCAAAGAAACCGCACCACTGACCAATACGCCTATGGCACCCGGAGCCGTAAGCTGGTCGCAAGATGACCGTTATGTGGCCTTCAATATGTTCGTGCCCGCAACGGACGAATCCCTTGTCAAAATGCCCGCCAAGCCCGAAGGTGCCAAATGGAACACCCCCCCTACCTATATTGACAAACTCAACTACCGTGGTGATGGACAGGGATATATCAAAAGTGGGAATGACCAACTATTTATATTATCGGTCAATGGAGGCACGCCCAAGCAACTGACCACAGCCGAATTTGACCACGGTGCGCCTGTTTGGTCCAACGATGGCAAAAGCCTGTATTTCTCCGCCAATTTTCATCCTGAATCAGATTTTGAACCCGCAAACAGCGAAGTCTACAAATTAGACCTTAACGATAATAGCGTAACCGCACTGACGGACCGCTTTGGTCCCGATGGTTCTCCCACACTTTCCCCCGACGGTAGAAAAATTGCCTATACGGGGAATGATGATACCTTTCAGGGCTATGAATTGACCCAATTGTATGTAATGAATGCCGATGGTAGCAATTCCCAATTGCTTTCGGCGGATTTTGATCGTGATATTGGCAATGTACAATGGGCTTCGGACGGGAAAGGACTCTATTTTCAGTATGATTCCGAAGGAGATTCCAAAATAGGCCACATCACCTTGTATGGAAAGGTTACGACCATCGCCGAAGGACTTGGCGGACTTTCCCTGGGCAGGCCCTACAATCAGGCCGACTTTACCGTGTCCAACAACGGCAAGTTTGCCTATACCTTGGGTGGTACACAACATCCGTCCGATCTGGCCGTGGCCGATAAAAAAGGAAGCCAACGACTCACCTTTTTAAACGATGACCTGTTTTCTTTCCGTAATGTGGGCGAAGTGGAGGAAATCTGGTGGAATTCCTCTTTTGACGACCGAAAAATACAAGGATGGATCGTAACCCCACCTAATTTTGACCCGAACAAAAAATATCCCTTTATCCTGGAAATCCACGGCGGACCTTTCCAAAGTTATGGTTCCGTATACAGTGCCGAGATTCAGGCCTATGCCGCAGCAGGTTACGTGGTGTTGTATTCAAATCCGCGTGGGAGTACCAGTTACGGGGCCGAATTTGGCAACCTCATCCACCACGATTATCCCAACCATGATTATGAGGATCTCATGAGCGGCGTGGATGCCGTGATCGGAAAAGGCTATGTGGATACCAATAACCTATTTGTTACCGGAGGTAGCGGTGGTGGAGTGCTTACGGCGTGGATCGTGGGCAAAACGGACCGTTTTAAGGCCGCCGTGGTGGCCAAGCCCGTTATCAACTGGACAAGCTTTGTGCTCTATGCCGATGGGGCCGCTTTCTTCTCCAAATACTGGTTTGGGAAGAAACCTTGGGAAGACCCTGAGAACTATTTTAGACGTTCGCCGCTGAACTACGTCGCGAATGTGACCACGCCCACCATGCTGCTGACGGGCGAGGAAGATTATAGGACTCCTATTGCGGAATCCGAGCAATTCTACACCGCCCTAAAACTGGAAGGCGTGGAAACCGCCATGGTACGTATTCCCGGCGCAGGACATGGCATCGCGAATCGACCCAGTAATTTGGTCGCTAAAATCGCCTCGGTATTGGCATGGTTCAACAAATACAAAACGGAATAA